The genomic interval ATGAGCTCGGATTAAAACCAAGCAATGATAGTAGCCTCGGGAAACTGATTTATCCTTCTAACCGAAGCATCATCTCTTCAGTAAGAAGTAGGGCAAAACATATTCCGCATCTTGCGTTGATCAATTTTGCAAAGCTCTTTGACGTAGATATGAACTATTTCTATTCTGATAGATCCTTGAGTTACATTCCACGAGTGACTACTGTAAACAACAATCAAGATTATTCCATCAAGAAAACTGGTAAGGGCTCATTTGTTGCGCACGCTGGAAATGGCACAATAGGCGACATTAAAAACGTGGCAAAGGAAATTGTAACAAATAACAACACGAGCTTAAACCCATCGGCCGAAACTGTTATCAATAACTTCATACAGCAAATAGATGAAGCCTGCATTCCGGATTTTTATAGAATACTCAATGCCATACGTGATGAAACGGGAAGTACAATAGAAGAACTAAAGTTTCATCTGAAGAAGAAATCCAAAAGGCTTGACAAGCTAAATAAGCGCCACCACAAAGAACTCAAGGCTGTCAATCTGAAGCTTGTAGAAACCAATGAAAGGTTGATTAAAGCACAAGAAAATGAAAAAGCGACTATGGAGAAATACATATCAGTTCTTGAAAAGAAATAAAACGTCCTTGTTTCGTAACGTTTATAAGTTTATGTTTGTATTGTAAAAATTAAATCTTGAAAAAAGAACACACAGATTATTCAAATTTATTGCGACTTCTCAATGAGAAGGAATATGCAAATAAGTACATCGTAAATGCTGAGAGGCGTATGATTACACACTGGCAGGATATTGGACTTTTTCAGGACAAACGCAATACTTCGGCAGGATGGAACAAGTTTAGCCTCATCGATATCCTTTGGATGGGCATCATCATCGAGTATCGCAATCTGGGCTTTCCCAACGAAAAGATCAAACCTGTTAGGCAATTTCTGTTTGAAGAAACTAAGATTGATAATTTGAAAGTCAGTAAGCTGGAATATGCGACTATTCAGGTACTCGCTTTCGCGAAAGCGTTATATCTCATAACCGATATAGCAGGTAACATTTATCTGGCAGATGATTATGAATATGTTAAGCTTTTGCAACAAGGTAAAGTAACCAATCATATCGTATTAAACCTTAATCAAGTCGTCAAAGAAAATATATCTGTACTCTTTTCTGAACCAAATTTTAATGCCTTTGCTGGTCTTAATAAAGACGAAATTCAAGTGATGCTCATCTTGAGAAGTGAGTCGTACCAATCTGTCCAAGTGACCAAAAAGAATGGCGAGATAGATATGATTGAAGGTACGGAGCGCATTAGTGAGAAAGACAGAATTATTGATATTTTGAAACAGCACGAGTACCAGAATATCGAAATAAAACAAGCAAACGGAAAAGTGGTTTTGATAAGCCGTACCGTGAAACAAAAAGCAAAATAGATACCCTATTTGCCATTCAAATGTACTTGTAATCCCATAACGGAAGCTAGTTTGAACAAATTAATATGAAAACGTGATAAGCATCGATTGAACTAAATGCAATGAGCTCAGAGAGCCATCTCAAATCCCACCAATGCTATGACTATAAGATAGAATAGCATTCACGGAATGAACAATGCAATCGATAAATGTAAAAAAAGAAGACAATAAGGAAGTATCTAAAAGTAAAATGTCTGTAGAAAGGCTCAAGTCATTTAAAGGCTTTGAGAATGTGAGCGAAGATGAGGCAGATAAAATAATTAAGAATCTTGAACAATTTGCAGAAATATTGTGCAAGCAAGTTCAACAAAACGTATCCTAATGAAAGACCTATCCATCTTTAATCAATTTGCCAGAACAGACGACAGCAAGTCTCTAAGACAAGCAGGAAACGCCGTCATATACACCAGAGTTTCTACAAAAGAACAGGCAGATAACAATGCTAGTTTAGACACACAATTAAAATACTGCGAGCAACTAGCTCAGAAGAAAGGACTTGATGTGGTTGAGTATTTTGGTGGGACGTATGAGTCGGCAAAAAGTGATGAACGCAAGCACTTCCAGAAGATGCTCAACTTTGTTAAACGCAGGAAAGACATAGGCTATATCATCGTCTATTCTTATGATCGCTTTTCGAGAACTGGAGCCAATGGAGCGTATATAAGTGATCAACTCAAGAGGCAGGGAATCGTCACAATTTCTGCGACACAAGAGGTAGATACTTCTACGAGTGCAGGATCTTTTCAGCAGAACCTTTATTATATGTTCTCTCAATTTGATAATGAGTTGAGAAGGGATAAGTCCGTTTCTGGAATGCAAGAAAAATTACGTAGAGGAGATTGGACAGGCGCTTGGCCATACGGCTACACAAATACCAATCCGGGCAAGGGTAAAAAACCCAATTTTGTAATCAACGACAAAGGGAAACTTCTCAAAAAAGCTTTTGAGTGGAAAGCAATGTCAAACACCTCACACGTTGAGATATCTAAAAAACTCAAAAGAAAAGGATTAGAGCTATCTGCCAAAAAGCTTAGCGACTATTTTAGAAATCCCTTTTACTGCGGATTGATGGTAAATAAATTGATACCTGGAGAAGTGATACAAGGCAATCACGAACCTATGATTAGTCGTGAGATGTTCTTAAAAATCCACAATCTTCTCAACTCTCGCGAAGAAGGAAGAAAGTACAACCTAGATGATGAAAACCTACCACTAAAAATGTTTATCAAATCAACAGAATGTGGAACACCCTATACTGGATATGTAGTTAAGAAGAAAGGACTGTATTATTATAAAAATAGAAGATCAGGTAGTAGAGAAAACAGAAGTGCGAAAAAGCTACACAGCTCGTTTATGGCACTCTTAGAAAACTACACACTGGCTGATCCAAAATACATCGAACCTCTCAAAGAGATCATCGAGCAAACCTTTATCGATTTAAACAAGGAACAAATTGACGAAGCAAAGGTGCTAAACACGCAAGCTACAGAACTGGATGTTAAACTGGATAGATTAGAAGAGCGTTACGTATTTGAAGAAATAACAAAAGTGCAATACGATAAGTTCAAGTCCAAACTAGAGTCAGAAAAGAACAAAATAACCGAGTTAGTTTCAAACTCAGGATTTAATAGTTCGAACCTTAAAAAATCGATAGACAAAGCATTAAATTTAGCCTTGAACCTCCCGTCATTGTGGCAATCTGGTAATATCGAAGTCAAGCGTTCTTTGCAATTTATGCTCTTTCCAGAAGGAATAGGGTATGACTTCAAAAACGACCGACTTCGAACTTTTAGAGTAAACTCGATATTCAGCGCAATCGCCTCTATTTCAGATAACTTAGAAGGAAATAAAAACGGGACTTTTCAAAATAATTTTGAAAAATCCCGTTTAGTGACCTCGACAGGATTCAAACCTGTAACCTCTTGAGCCGTAATCAAGTGCGCTATTCAGTTGCGCCACGAGGCCTCTTAAATTGCTTTGAGAGCTGTTGAGCTTTCTTTGCGGGTGCAAATATATTGCTTTTTTTAAAGTCTCAAAAATATAAATGAAAAATTATTTAGAAAAAATGTAGCTAGGTTTTTTAAAACTTTAAGAGGTTGCGTTAAACTATTGCTAAAGTGATAGTTAGGTTTTGTCTAAAATATTGGCTTATCTGTATCTTGAAATACTACTAATATAATAAAGAATCTATGCCTTTTTTTACGACAACCAATTCAGAAAAATCAAACCCAATTGACATATACTATGAAGATTTTGGTACTGGTAAACCTATCATTTTAATCCATGGATGGCCATTGAGTCATGCCATGTGGGAATACCAAGTACCCGCATTAGTAGAGAACGGATATAGAGTAATATCCTACGATAGACGTGGTTTTGGAACCAGCTCAAGACCTTATAATGGATATGATTATAATACCATGTCAACAGATCTAAAAAATCTAATTGATCATCTTAGTCTTAAGGATGTTATATTAGTTGGGTTTTCAATGGGTGGGGGAGAACTAGCTCGATATGTAGGGCAATATGGAACAGCAAACATTGAAAAATTAGTATTCTTAAGTTCAATTGCTCCATTTATGATGAAAACAGAAAGCAATAAAGATGGTGTTCCAGAAAAAGTATTTGAAGAATTTAAAAAAAATATTAAGGAAGACCGTCTTGGCTTCTTAAAAGAGTTTGGGAATAACTTCGTGAACTATGATCAAAATGAAGATAAGGTGAGTGATGCTCAGTTGCATTATAATTTTGCACTAGCAGCAAGTGCACTCCCAAAAGCAACATTAGATTGTATTGATGCATTTGGAAAGACAGACATGCGTGACGATCTTAAGAAAATTGATGTACCTACTATGTTTATTCATGGAACAGCAGATGAAGTAGTACCTCCTACGCCCACTGCAAAGCAAGGTCATGAAATTGTAAATGGAAGCCGTTTAGAAATGATTGAAGGAGCACCTCATGGCTGTGTGTTTACGCATACAGAAAAAGTAAATAGTTTACTTCTCGATTTTTTAAAATAGTCTGTAATTGTCCTTAAAATATTGGGTCCTACTTGAAACATTTTCAAATAGGACTTTTTTATACAGTTATTAATATCTTTATAAAATGCAATTAACAGACTTCGTTAGGGATATTAAAGATTTTCCTCGTAAAGGTATTATTTTCAAAGATATTACGCCTCTTCTAAAAGATTTTCACGCTTTCGCGAAAGCGGAAGAAACACTATATAACTTGATACCACATATAAATATTGATGTTGTCGTCGGCATGGAGTCTAGAGGTTTTTTCTTTGGACCATTATTAGCTAAAAAGTTAGAAGCAGGATTTGTCCCTGTACGTAAACCAAATAAGCTCCCATCTGAGAAATTATCTCAAGAATATGCACTAGAATATGGTACAGATGTTCTTGAAATACATAAAGATGCTATTGCAACTGGGGATAGCGTACTTATACACGATGATATTCTTGCTACTGGCGGTACTGCAGAAGCTGTCGTAAAACTTGTTAATTCTTTAGGTGGCAATGTAATTCAATGCAATTTCTTAATTGAGCTAGAATTTTTAAAAGGTAGATACTTATTAGAAGGAATTCCTGTAGCTGCGGCTATTAAATATTAGTCCAAAAAAAATCCCAAATGCACAATTTTTATTTTTAATTGCACATTTGAGATAATTTGAAGGCTTATTGAGATTTTATTTTGTTTTTGGTTCAAAAACAGGAAGTAATTTAGTAGATACTTCTCCAAAACCTATTCTTGGGTAGTCCTTAGATTTTGAATATCCTCTAATGATAACCGTATCGTTATCTTCAATAAATTTGCGGTCACCTCCCTCTTTTAATTTAACAGGTTTTTCACCTCTCCAAGAAAGCTCTAACATAGAACCGTAGGAGTCTTTAGTTTTACCAGATAGTGTACCACTTCCCATCATATCACCTGCATTAACAGGACATCCATTCACTGTATGGTGTGCTAGTTGCTGACTCATGTTCCAATACATATACTTGAAGTTTGATTTACAAACAACAGTTTCTTTTTTACTTTCTGGTTGAATGGCAACTTCAAGATTAATATCAAAACTCTTTTTACCTGTA from Dokdonia sp. Hel_I_53 carries:
- a CDS encoding MerR family transcriptional regulator, whose amino-acid sequence is MKKEHTDYSNLLRLLNEKEYANKYIVNAERRMITHWQDIGLFQDKRNTSAGWNKFSLIDILWMGIIIEYRNLGFPNEKIKPVRQFLFEETKIDNLKVSKLEYATIQVLAFAKALYLITDIAGNIYLADDYEYVKLLQQGKVTNHIVLNLNQVVKENISVLFSEPNFNAFAGLNKDEIQVMLILRSESYQSVQVTKKNGEIDMIEGTERISEKDRIIDILKQHEYQNIEIKQANGKVVLISRTVKQKAK
- a CDS encoding recombinase family protein, with protein sequence MKDLSIFNQFARTDDSKSLRQAGNAVIYTRVSTKEQADNNASLDTQLKYCEQLAQKKGLDVVEYFGGTYESAKSDERKHFQKMLNFVKRRKDIGYIIVYSYDRFSRTGANGAYISDQLKRQGIVTISATQEVDTSTSAGSFQQNLYYMFSQFDNELRRDKSVSGMQEKLRRGDWTGAWPYGYTNTNPGKGKKPNFVINDKGKLLKKAFEWKAMSNTSHVEISKKLKRKGLELSAKKLSDYFRNPFYCGLMVNKLIPGEVIQGNHEPMISREMFLKIHNLLNSREEGRKYNLDDENLPLKMFIKSTECGTPYTGYVVKKKGLYYYKNRRSGSRENRSAKKLHSSFMALLENYTLADPKYIEPLKEIIEQTFIDLNKEQIDEAKVLNTQATELDVKLDRLEERYVFEEITKVQYDKFKSKLESEKNKITELVSNSGFNSSNLKKSIDKALNLALNLPSLWQSGNIEVKRSLQFMLFPEGIGYDFKNDRLRTFRVNSIFSAIASISDNLEGNKNGTFQNNFEKSRLVTSTGFKPVTS
- a CDS encoding alpha/beta fold hydrolase; this translates as MPFFTTTNSEKSNPIDIYYEDFGTGKPIILIHGWPLSHAMWEYQVPALVENGYRVISYDRRGFGTSSRPYNGYDYNTMSTDLKNLIDHLSLKDVILVGFSMGGGELARYVGQYGTANIEKLVFLSSIAPFMMKTESNKDGVPEKVFEEFKKNIKEDRLGFLKEFGNNFVNYDQNEDKVSDAQLHYNFALAASALPKATLDCIDAFGKTDMRDDLKKIDVPTMFIHGTADEVVPPTPTAKQGHEIVNGSRLEMIEGAPHGCVFTHTEKVNSLLLDFLK
- a CDS encoding adenine phosphoribosyltransferase produces the protein MQLTDFVRDIKDFPRKGIIFKDITPLLKDFHAFAKAEETLYNLIPHINIDVVVGMESRGFFFGPLLAKKLEAGFVPVRKPNKLPSEKLSQEYALEYGTDVLEIHKDAIATGDSVLIHDDILATGGTAEAVVKLVNSLGGNVIQCNFLIELEFLKGRYLLEGIPVAAAIKY